A section of the Triticum dicoccoides isolate Atlit2015 ecotype Zavitan chromosome 7A, WEW_v2.0, whole genome shotgun sequence genome encodes:
- the LOC119329286 gene encoding cyclin-dependent kinase F-1-like, producing the protein MAIGGGGGGGSWSIHGRPDVTSRYDVLGRAGSGAYADVYRGRRRSDGAPVALKEVHDAVSAQREADALLAAASESSPHVITLLDHFPGGDHDDDVLVLEWLPLDLAAVVREGRRAGGLPAGQLKRWMLQVIEGVAACHRAGLVHRDLKPGNLLISEDGVLKVADFGQARILQEQASDETEIPAAQEPETLTAADYLHEIDQLRAKSTYGDMDRMSLQDGNTSCLATCSTADIDDDPFRASYSYDAEEDIGDEESGAFTSCVGTRWFRAPELLYGSTSYGQEIDLWSLGCILAELLSLEPIFPGQSDIDQIGRIIGVLGNITEESFPGCSNLPDYNKIFFSKVEKPTGLKASLPNRSASEVSIVKRLLCYDPAKRASASDLLNDPYFTEEPLPVPTEALQVPASKGEDDDSSAEEWGNYRDGNSDSDIDEFGSMDVTKTDKGFSIRF; encoded by the exons ATggcgatcggcggcggcggcggaggcgggagcTGGAGCATCCACGGCCGCCCGGACGTCACCTCCCGCTACGATGTCCTCGGACGCGCTGGCTCTGGCGCCTACGCCGACGTCTACCGCGGCCGTCGCCGCTCCGACGGCGCACCGGTTGCCCTCAAGGAGGTCCACGACGCTGTCAGCGCACAGCGCGAGGCCGacgccctcctcgccgccgcctctgAGTCCTCCCCTCATGTCATCACGCTCCTCGACCACTTCCCCGGCGGCGACCACGACGACGACGTCCTCGTCCTCGAGTGGCTCCCGCTCGACCTCGCCGCCGTCGTGCGCGAAGGGAGGCGCGCGGGCGGCCTCCCTGCCGGCCAGCTCAAGCGATGGATGCTGCAGGTCATCGAAGGCGTCGCCGCCTGCCACCGCGCCGGCCTCGTGCACCGCGACCTCAAGCCCGGAAACCTGCTCATCTCCGAGGACGGAGTCCTCAAGGTCGCCGACTTTGGTCAG GCCAGGATTCTTCAAGAACAGGCATCTGATGAAACGGAAATTCCTGCTGCTCAGGAGCCAGAGACACTCACTGCAGCCGACTACCTACATGAGATTGACCAACTCCGGGCCAAGTCCACTTATGGAGATATGGACAGAATGAGCCTTCAGGATGGAAACACCTCCTGTCTTGCCACCTGCAGCACAGCTGACATCGACGATGATCCTTTTAGAGCCTCATATTCGTATGATGCTGAAGAAGACATCGGGGATGAAGAGTCTGGTGCCTTCACTTCTTGTGTTGGAACACGGTGGTTTAGAGCTCCTGAGCTCCTATATGGGTCAACCAGCTACGGCCAAGAGATCGACCTGTGGTCACTAGGATGCATTTTGGCTGAGCTTCTCAGTTTAGAGCCCATATTCCCAGGCCAATCTGATATTGACCAGATTGGTAGAATCATCGGAGTCCTGGGCAATATCACAGAAGAGTCCTTTCCTGGCTGTTCAAATTTACCGGATTACAACAAGATCTTCTTCAGCAAGGTTGAGAAGCCTACGGGCCTCAAAGCATCACTTCCTAACAGATCTGCCTCTGAGGTTAGCATAGTAAAGCGGCTACTTTGCTATGACCCAGCAAAGAGGGCTAGTGCTTCCGACTTGCTGAATGATCCGTACTTCACTGAAGAACCCTTACCCGTACCTACCGAGGCGCTACAAGTCCCAGCATCAAAGGGCGAGGATGACGACAGCTCTGCGGAAGAATGGGGTAATTACAGGGACGGAAATTCGGATTCGGACATTGACGAATTCGGCAGCATGGATGTGACCAAAACCGACAAAGGTTTCAGCATACGCTTTTAG
- the LOC119330888 gene encoding sec-independent protein translocase protein TATB, chloroplastic-like, which translates to MSSSLFLCSSQVRYASLPAPLRQPGRHAARLPPAAAAFVSLTRHRAPPLHWTGSGVRMISSCFVVKRRRRRNGIYASLFGVGAPEALVIGVVALLVFGPKGLAEAARSLGKTLRAFQPTIRELQDVSRDFKNTLEREIGLDEDPPSMSYRPPPPMNNSQQPAVDQDVKPETTVPYTSEELMKVTEEQLAASAIAAWNAQQPPSSEQQEAAAATTPSESTDSALSVGSDGPGAVPEESTSGNAENAKPRDEA; encoded by the exons ATGTCGAGCAGCCTCTTCCTCTGCTCTTCCCAGGTGCGCTATGCCAGCCTTCCGGCACCGCTCCGGCAGCCGGGCCGCCACGCCGCCCGGCTGCCCCCGGCGGCTGCCGCCTTCGTATCTCTTACCCGTCACCGCGCTCCTCCCCTCCACTGGACCGGCTCGGGGGTTCGGATGATTTCTTCTTGCTTCG TGGTCAAAAGAAGAAGACGCAGAAATGGCATCTACGCTTCTTTGTTTGGCGTTGGAGCTCCTGAGGCTCTGGTCATTGGAGTGGTTGCTTTGCTGGTTTTTGGCCCCAAGGGTCTGGCAGAG GCAGCCAGGAGTTTGGGGAAGACTCTGCGTGCGTTCCAACCGACTATCAGAGAGCTACAG GATGTATCAAGGGATTTCAAGAACACTCTTGAACGAGAAATTGGACTTGATGAGGATCCCCCATCCATGAGTTACAGGCCTCCTCCGCCTATGAATAATAGCCAACAGCCTGCTGTTGACCAAG ATGTCAAGCCTGAAACAACCGTGCCTTACACCAGCGAGGAACTCATGAAAGTAACCGAAGAACAGCTGGCTGCATCCGCAATTGCTGCTTGGAATGCACAGCAACCTCCCTCATCTGAACAGCAAG aagcagcagcagcaacaacacctTCTGAAAGTACTGACTCAGCATTATCAGTAGGGAGTGATGGTCCTGGTGCCGTGCCGGAGGAGTCCACCTCAGGTAATGCTGAGAATGCAAAGCCGAGAGATGAGGCATAA